The uncultured Trichococcus sp. DNA window GCATCTCCAAGGACGTTTCGATGTGGACTTCCGGAGGCTTGATGGGTGTGGACTGGAACATTTTGAGCATCACGCCGGTCATCGGACTGGCGCTGCTGTTGAGCCTGGTGTTCAGCGGCCAGTTGACGTTGCTGAGCTTGGGCGAGGAAACAGCGATCAGCATGGGACAACGGACCAATCTGATCCGGACCGTCCTGATTCTGTTGATCACTTTGCTTGCGGGCAGCGCAGTCGCTATCGCCGGCAATCTGGCTCTGATCGGCTTGATGATCCCACATGTCGTGCGCAAGATGGTCGGGCAGGATTACCGCAAGATCATCCCGTTGTGCATCACGGTCGGCGGGACCTTCATGATCTTGGCCGATTACATCGGCCGCACGGTTGTCAGTCCTTTCGAAATCCCTGTCGTGGCGATCGTTTCCGTGATCGGCGTGCCTTTTTACGTGACGATCGCCCGGAAAGGGGGAATCCGAGCTGTTTAATGAATGGAATCTGACTTATCGGAAAAAATTGTGGCTATTCCTCTTTTTGTTCGTGGCGGCGTTCCTCGTTGCCTTGTCCATGGGTTATTCTTCGCTTCCGTTGGACCGCATCCTGCAGGTGCTGTCCGGCAACGGAGCCTTTAAAGAAAACTACGTCTTTTACCAGATCCGCTTGCCTCGGGCTTTGGTATTGGCGATGGCCGGTGCCTGCCTGGCGGGTGCCGGCATCATCCTGCAGACATTGAGCAACAACGACCTGGCCGACTCGGGTCTCCTGGGTATCAATTCCGGTGCCGGTCTCGGCGTGACGATCTTCTATCTGTTTGCGGGCGAAGGCATGCTGCAGTTTTCTGCGGTCCTGCCGCTTGTCGCATTCATCAGCGCACTGGTGGCCGCCACTGTGGTTTATCTGCTCAGCTACAGCCGCAGCCACAAGCAGCATGCGATGCAGTTGGTGGTCATCGGAGCGGGTATCTCCTCCGCCTTTTCGGGGCTGATCGTACTGCTGATGTCCGCTTCTGATCGGACCGACGTCA harbors:
- a CDS encoding iron ABC transporter permease; the encoded protein is MWLFLFLFVAAFLVALSMGYSSLPLDRILQVLSGNGAFKENYVFYQIRLPRALVLAMAGACLAGAGIILQTLSNNDLADSGLLGINSGAGLGVTIFYLFAGEGMLQFSAVLPLVAFISALVAATVVYLLSYSRSHKQHAMQLVVIGAGISSAFSGLIVLLMSASDRTDVSFIAAWMSGNIWGSTWPFVFTILPGWLLAMGILFLKAPTLNILALGEETATALGLKLRNEKLILLLCAVAIASAAISLTGNIGFIGLMSPHIAKKLVGKRHERFSWIALLVGSSILLIADAIGRTVMDTAFPTGIVVSLIGAPYFLYLLLGRMR